Proteins encoded in a region of the Oscillospiraceae bacterium genome:
- a CDS encoding transketolase family protein: MADKKATREAYGEALKEFGAKYDIVVLDADLTKSTKTDTFKKAFPERHINCGIAEGNMMDVAAGIATTGKTVFASSFAMFAAGRAYEQIRNGIGYTHLNVKIGATHAGLSVGEDGATHQCNEDIGLMTTIPGMTVLCPCDAGSTRAAVEAAILHDGPVYLRLGRLAVESIYPADLKLEIGKGNVLREGTDVTLIATGLMVQITLKAAEMLAEQGISARVIDMISLKPIDEELIIKAAKETGCIVTAEEHNRFGGLGSLVSSVVVNNAPVPVRMVAVEDSFGKSGKVPAVLEKFGLTAENIVAKALEAIKAKN; the protein is encoded by the coding sequence ATGGCAGATAAGAAGGCTACAAGAGAGGCTTACGGTGAGGCTCTTAAGGAATTCGGCGCAAAATATGACATCGTTGTTTTAGATGCCGACCTTACAAAATCCACAAAAACAGATACCTTTAAAAAGGCTTTCCCCGAAAGACATATTAACTGCGGTATTGCAGAGGGCAATATGATGGACGTTGCAGCAGGTATTGCAACTACAGGCAAAACGGTTTTTGCCTCCTCCTTTGCTATGTTTGCGGCAGGAAGAGCTTACGAGCAGATAAGAAACGGTATTGGTTATACTCATCTTAACGTTAAAATAGGCGCTACCCACGCAGGTCTTTCAGTTGGTGAGGACGGTGCTACCCATCAGTGCAACGAGGATATCGGACTTATGACTACTATCCCCGGAATGACTGTACTTTGTCCCTGTGATGCAGGCTCTACAAGAGCTGCTGTTGAAGCCGCTATTCTTCACGACGGTCCTGTTTATCTTCGTTTGGGACGTCTTGCCGTTGAAAGCATTTATCCCGCTGACCTTAAGCTTGAAATAGGAAAGGGCAACGTTCTCAGAGAGGGTACTGACGTTACTTTAATTGCAACAGGTCTTATGGTTCAGATTACTCTTAAAGCTGCTGAAATGCTTGCCGAGCAAGGAATAAGCGCAAGAGTTATAGATATGATAAGCCTTAAGCCTATTGACGAAGAGCTTATTATAAAGGCTGCAAAAGAAACAGGCTGTATAGTAACTGCTGAGGAGCATAACAGATTCGGCGGTTTAGGAAGCCTTGTTTCCTCTGTTGTTGTAAACAATGCTCCCGTTCCTGTTAGAATGGTTGCAGTTGAAGACAGCTTCGGAAAATCCGGAAAGGTTCCCGCTGTTCTTGAAAAATTCGGACTTACAGCAGAAAACATTGTAGCTAAGGCTTTGGAAGCAATTAAAGCAAAAAACTAA
- a CDS encoding transketolase: MEKAKLNELSVIAAKTRLLILKAVHSASSGHPGGSLSLADILTYLYNVEMNIDPKNPKDENRDRFVLSKGHASPVIYSALALRGFFPVEEISNFRNINSMLQGHPDMKNIPGIDMSSGSLGQGISAACGMAKSAKIFNKDYRVYAAMGDGEIQEGQVWEAAMFAAHYKLDNLCAVLDLNGLQIDGEIKSVMSPYPVDEKFKAFGWHVIVIDGHDFNQIEAAYNEAKTVKGKPTIIIANTVKGKGVSFMENNYAWHGNATNEEQYQQAVSELNAQLEALGGAR, from the coding sequence GAGCTTTCGGTAATTGCCGCAAAAACAAGATTGCTCATACTGAAAGCAGTACACAGCGCAAGCTCAGGACATCCCGGCGGTTCTCTTTCGTTAGCAGATATTCTGACTTACCTTTATAACGTGGAGATGAACATTGATCCCAAAAATCCTAAGGATGAAAACAGAGACCGTTTCGTGCTTTCTAAAGGCCACGCTTCCCCTGTTATTTATTCTGCTCTTGCGTTAAGAGGATTTTTCCCCGTTGAAGAAATCAGCAATTTCAGAAATATCAACAGTATGCTTCAGGGACATCCCGATATGAAGAACATTCCCGGTATAGATATGTCCTCCGGCTCTTTGGGACAGGGAATTTCCGCTGCTTGCGGTATGGCTAAATCAGCCAAAATTTTCAATAAGGACTACCGTGTATATGCCGCTATGGGCGACGGTGAAATTCAAGAGGGTCAGGTATGGGAGGCTGCTATGTTTGCGGCTCACTATAAGCTTGACAATCTCTGTGCAGTTCTTGACTTGAACGGTCTTCAGATTGACGGCGAAATCAAAAGCGTTATGTCCCCCTATCCCGTTGATGAAAAGTTCAAGGCTTTCGGCTGGCACGTTATTGTTATTGACGGTCACGATTTCAATCAGATTGAGGCTGCTTACAACGAAGCAAAAACAGTTAAAGGCAAGCCTACAATAATTATTGCAAACACAGTTAAGGGTAAGGGCGTTTCCTTTATGGAAAACAACTATGCATGGCACGGAAACGCTACCAATGAAGAACAGTATCAGCAGGCTGTAAGCGAATTAAATGCTCAGCTTGAAGCTTTGGGAGGTGCAAGATAA